Sequence from the Hyalangium minutum genome:
AGCGTCACCTACCGTACGCCCATCGATGCGGCTCACGCCGTCTTCACGCCGGCACGCCGGACCTGGATGGTCGTCGGCTCCTCGTCCATGCTCAAGGACTCCCAGGGCGCCAGAGGCTTTGACTCAGTGGAAGGCGGCGTCTCTGCCTCACCGCTCGGCTCCGTGAGTGGGGGAATCGTCTTCCCCATCGACGGATGCGCGCGGGATTTCATCGCGGGGGCCAGCAGCAACAGCGCCAAGGCAAGCTCAAGCGCAGCACCACTTCGTGACGGCCCGGACGGAACGCACCAAGAGCTCTCGGCAGGACTGAGCGGGTTGTGATGCCGCCTGCGCGCAGCATCGGCGTACTCCCTCTGGCTACTCAACGGCGGGGGGGCCGTCTGGATAATGCCTGTAACCACGCTGCAAGAGGAAACAGACATGAACACGATCAAGAAGGGGAGCCCGGCGCACCCAGCGAAGCTGCCGAGCCCTAGCAAGCCAACACCTGCCAAGCCGCATCAGGCGCCCAAGGGCGCGCCGCCCCCTGCTCCACCGGCCAAGGCCCGGACTCCTGTCCAGGGTGACAGATTCGAGGCCCCAGGGCCTCAAGTGCGCGCCGACAAGAAAGGGAAGACGATCGTGGATCTCGGCTCTGGCAACAACCACGCGACCGTTCGCCAGCAGAAGGACGGCGGGTTGACGATCACCTCGGACGGCAAGACGGTGAAGCTCACCGCGCAGCAAGCTCAGAACATGGTCATCAATGGAGGCGCTGGCAACGACACCATCGTCGCGGACAAGAGCGTCAAGAAGGGGCTGCGCATCAATGGCGGCAGCGGCAATGACACGATTGTCGGTGGCAAGGGCAACGACCGGCTTTCGGGGGGCAAGGGCCATGACGTCCTGAAAGGCGGTCTGGGCAAAGACACGCTCTCCGGCGGCAGCGGCAAAGACAGGCTCTCCGGCGGCAGCGGCAATGACAAGCTCGTGGGCGGACAGGGCAAAGACACGCTCTCCGGCGGCAGCGGCCGTGACGTCCTGAACGGTGGCCAAGGCAACGATCGGCTCTCCGGCGGCAGTGGCAACGACACGCTCATCGGAGGGAAGGGCCACGATCGGCTCTCTGGCGACAGCGGACATGACGTCCTGAGAGGCGACCGGGGCAACGACAGGCTCTCCGGCGGCAGTGGCAACGACACGCTCATCGGGGGCCAGGGTAACAGTCTGCTCTCCGGCGGCAGCGGCAACGACACACTCATCGGGGGGCAGGGCACCAATCGGCTCTTCGGCGACAGCGGCGACGACGTGCTCATCGGCGGCCAAGGCAACAACACGCTCTCTGGTGGCGACGGCAACGACGTGCTCCTTGGGGGCCAGGGTAACAATCTGCTCTCCGGCGGCAGTGGCAACGACACGCTCATCGGGGGGCAGGGCACCAATCGGCTCTTCGGCGACAGCGGCGACGACGTGCTCATCGGCGGTCAGGGCAACAACACGCTCTCTGGTGGCGACGGCAACGACGTGCTCCTTGGAGGCCAGGGTAACAATCTGCTCTCCGGCGACAGCGGCGACGACGTGCTCCTCGGCGGCCAAGGCCACGACACACTCTCCGGCGGCGATGGCAACGACGTGCTCCTCGGCGGCCAAGGCGACGACACGCTCTCTGGCGGCAGTGGCGACGACGTGCTCCTCGGCGGCCGGGGCAACGACACGCTCTCCGGCGGCGATGGCAACGACGTGCTCCTCGGCGGCCGGGGCAACGACACGCTCTCCGGCGACAGCGGACATGACGTACTCGTGGGTGGCCGAGGCAACGACACACTCTCCGGCGGCGATGGCAACGACGTGCTCCTGGGCGGTCGAGGCAACGACCGGCTCTCCGGCGGCAGCGGACATGACGTCCTCGCAGGCGGCCGAGGCAACGACGCACTCTCTGGCGGCGATGGCAACGACGTGCTCCTGGGCGGCCGAGGCAACGACACGCTCTCCGGCGGCAACGGCCATGACGTGCTTGTGGGTGGCCGAGGCAACGCCCGGCGCGCATAGAGGGATAGGGGCCCAGTTGAGGAGGAGGGAGGGCGCAGAGGAGCCGAAGAGGGCCGGCGACGGGGCCGCCCGAGTGATGCTGCCGGCCGGGGGACAGGCCGCGCAGCCCCCTTGGGGTACACGCCTGACCAGGCCGTGCTCCCATCAGGGCCGCAAGCGCGCCCGCTTCATTGCGTCTATGCTGAGACGAGCCCCTGGAGAAACCCAAGATGCAAAGTCCCAGCCCCGGCGAGACGCCTCAGCGCTCACAGGCAGACCGTCCCCCCCGCCTCCCACCGGGCATCGGCTTGTTCCGGCGCGCGTTGCGAGTGACGGAGCGGCTGTCACCTTCGCTTGCGGCAGAGTTCGCCCGGTTTCTGTTCTTCAAGCCCATGTCCTCGAGAGTCCGTGCCGAGGAACAGGCCGTGCTCACGGCCGGGCAGCGGTTCCATATCCCTGTCGAAGGAGGACGGGTGGCTGCCTGGAGCTGGGGGCAAGGCCCCGCAGTCCTGCTGTGCCATGGATGGGGCGGACACTCCGGCCAGATGGTGGCGCTCGTGCAGCCGCTCGTCTCCAGCGGTCACCGGGTGATCGCGGTGGACATGCCTGGACATGGCCAGTCCCAGGGCCAGCTCTCCAGCGTGCTCCACTTCGCGTGGGCCATCCGCGCGGCCGCGGACACGTGCGGCGGGTTTGCGGGCGTGGCTGCGCACTCTCTGGGCGCGGCCAGCACCGTCATCGCGTGCGCAGAGGGGCTCCGAGTACCGCGTCTCGTCTTCTTCGCACCGCCGCTGGACTTTCAGGGCTTCTGGACCCGGTTTTGCGAGATGCTGGATGTAAGCCCAGCACTGTGGGCACGTATGCGCGAACTCTCCGAGCGGCGCACAGGCATCTCCTTCGATCAGCTCCTCCCGAAGACCCACGCCGCCAGGATGGAGGCGGATCTCCTCATCTTCCATGACGAGAGTGACCGGGAGATTCCGCTCGCCCAGGGAGAGGCGCTCGCACAGCTGTGGCGCGGTGCGGGGTTCGTGCGGACCCAAGGGCTGGGGCACCTGCGTCTCCTGAAGGATCCCGGCGTGGTGCAGCGCGCGGCGGACTTCCTGGCGGGAGCCGCTGCTCGCCCTGGAGGCGAGACGGCCGCGTGAGCGTGGCAGCCTGATCATCCGCCCAGGCCCGCAGCCTGTTGCGCTGGAGCCCCGGGCGCCCGCATCATGGGCGGTTGCCGCGTTCCGCCGAGAGGGTCCGATGACACAACAGTCCGCCACCGCCAGCCTCCCGTTGCGGCCCAATCAGCGCCTGGGGCACATCCCCGGCGTGTCGGGTGTGCCCTTCCTGGGGGACACCCTCGAGTTCTTGAAGGACCCCGTCCACTACAAGCTGCGCATGCATGAGCGCTTCGGGCCCGTGTTCCGGACCAGCATCCTCGGCGACCGCAGCCTCATCCTCGTCGGCCCCGAGCTGGCCGAGGAGGTCCTCCTGGACAAGGAGCGCAACTTCTCCAGCCAGTACGGCTGGCACCGGCTGATCGGCGACACCTTCAAGAACGGATTGATGCTGCGGGACTTCGACGACCACCACACCCACCGCCGCATCATGAACGCCGCTTTCAAACCAGAGCCCATGCGCGCCTACGTCGAGGCGCTCAACCGTCATATCGAGCAGGGCATCGCCAGCTGGCACCGCCAGCCGGACTTCCGGTTCTACCCAGCCGTCAAGGCGCTCACCCTCACCTCGTCCGCGAAGACCTTCCTGGGGTTGGACCTGGCCTCGGAGATGGACACCCTCAACAAGGCCTTCATGGCGATGCTCGACGGCGCGACGGCGCTGCTGCGCTACCCGGTGCCGGGCACCCGGACGTGGTACGCCCAGCGGGGCCGCCGCACGCTGGAGGACTTCTTCCGCTCGCTCATCCCCCAGCGCCGCCAGGGCAACGGGACCGACCTGTTCTCGCAGTGCTGCCGCGCCACCAGCGAAGAGGGCGAGGTCTTCAGCGATACCGACCTCGTCGACCACATGATCTTCCTCTTGATGGCGTCGCACGACACCACCACCAGCGTCCTCTCCAACGTGGCCTTCGGTCTCGCCAATCACCCGGAGTGGCAGGAGCGGATCCGCGCCCAGGTGATGGCCCTGGGCAATGAGCTCTCCTACGACGAGCTGGGGAGCCTGTCCGATGCGGATCTGGTGATGAAGGAGGTGCTGCGGCTGTATCCCCCGGTGATCGGGCTCCCGCGCCGTGTCATCCGGGAGTGCACGCTCGTGGGCCTCCAGATCCCCGCCAACACCAACATCTGGGTCAGCGTCGACGCGAACCACCGGCTCCCGAAATGGTGGAAGGATCCCGAGACCTTCGATCCAGGGCGCTTCTCGACTGAGCGTGCGGAGCATCAGCAGCACCGGTTCCTGTGGATGCCCTTCGGGGGCGGTGCCCACCGGTGCATCGGCATGAAGTTCGCCGAGCTCAACGTGAAGGCGTACCTCTTCCAGCTGCTGCGCCGGTACCGGCTGAAGCTGAGGGATGGCTACGTGCCGCTGGTGGACAAGTTCCCGTTCCCGAAGCCAGCCGAAGGGCTCCCGATGAAGCTCGAGCTCCTGGAGGGTGAGCCCCGCAGGGCCGCTTCCGCCTAGTGGAGGAAGGGGCCCAGGCCCTGTCCGGTGGCTACAGAAGCCCGAGCCGCTTCAGCTCCTGGGTGACCTGATCCTCGCTCATCCCCTCGACCTCGGCGGTGATCTTCTGCTGGCGCTCATCCACGAGCTCCTTGATGCGCGCCGCCAGCACCGCCACCGTCGATCCCTGAAAGAACTCGGGGAGCCGCATGTCGATGTTGTAGTGCTGGTTGATGCGGTACAGGACACGGGTCGCCAAGAGGCTCTGGCCGCCCAGCTCGAAGAACTCCGCCTGCCGGTGGGTGGCCGGCACTTCCAGCACCTCACTGAACCATGCCGCGACGCGAATCTCGTCGCCGGTGCTCAGCGCCTCCTGAGGCCCCGTGGGAGCGGTGCCTGCGGAGCTCCTCTGCGCCAGCGCGGTTCGATCCACTTTGCCGTTCAAGGTCATGGGCATCCGCTCCAGGTGCTCGATGTGCGGGATCATGTAGGAAGGCAGGTGCTTGCGCAGGTGGGCGAGGACCGTGCCCGTGGGAACCGGCTCGCCACTGGAGACGAGGAAGGCCACGAGGCGGCTGCGCTCGGCTTCACCCTGCACGGCCACCACGGCCTCGGCGATGCCAGGCACCTCGGCCAGCCTTGCTTCCACCTCGCCGGGCTCGATGCGGTGTCCGCGCACCTTGACCTGATGGTCCTGGCGCCCGAGGAACAGCAGCTCACCGTCGTGCCGTTGCCGGACCCGATCTCCCGTTCGATAGCACCGCTCCTGAGTGACTCCGAGCTCATCGATGCCCAGCGTCGGGAAGCGCTGCGCCGTGAGATCCTCGCGGCCGATGTAGCCTTGCGCGACGCCATCCCCCGCGATGTAGAGCTCTCCCTCCACGCCGAGCGGAACGGGGCGCTGGTCCTCGTCCAGCACGTACAGCCGTGTGTTCTCGATGGGCTGGCCGAGCGTCACGCGCTGCTGGCCGTTGCCGAAGTACCTTCTGCTGGACCAGATGGTGGTCTCGGTAGGCCCGTACAGGTTCCACAGCGCCGCGGACTTTGGCATGAGCACCCGGGCGAGCTCGTCGCTGAGCGCCTCGCCGCCACACAGCACCTTCAGCCCGGGGCTGCCTGTCCATCCATACTGGAGCAGCATGCGCCAGGTGGAGGGGGTGCCTTGCATCACCGTGATGCCGTCCGCCTCGAGGTAGCTCAGGAGTGCTTGTGCATCGCTCTGCTCCTCACGGGTGGCCACCCGTACCGTGGCGCCCACGGTCAGGGGCAGCAACAGCTCCAGGAGCGAGATGTCGAAGCTCAGCGAGGTGACGGCGAGCAGCCTGTCACTATGCTGCATCCCTGGGGCGCGGGCCATGGCCCGCAGCAGGTTGACCAGGTTGTGGTGGCGCACGGCCACCCCCTTCGGCTGACCGGTAGACCCCGAGGTGAACATCACATACGCCACGTCCTCGCCGCGGTTGGGGTGGGGAGGGAAAGGCTCGGTCTGGGGGATGCCATCGTAGACGACGCGCACCGCCCCGCCAGGCACCTCCACCTCACCGGTGTCCGTCACCACGTGGCGGGTGCCGGAGGCCTCGATCATGTAGCCGAGCCGGTTGCTGGGGAAGGCCGGGTCCAGCGGGACGAAGCCCGCGCCCGCCAGGAGGCTCCCGAGGATCGCCTCCACCATGCCCACGCTGCGCTCCATCTTGATGCCCACGAGGGAGCCCGGCCGGACACCTGCCTCGCAAAGACGGGCCGCGAAGCTCCCGGCATTCCGCAGGAGCTCGCCGTAGGTCCGGGAGTGGGGTCCGGACACCACCGCGATCTTGTCCGGCGAGCGCTGCGCCTGCCGCGCGATCAGCGCGTCCGCGCCGCCGGCCTCGTCCCACTGCTGGGCGGTGGCGTTCCACTCATTGCGGATACGTTGGACGGTGGAGGGGGCCAGCCGGGGGGCGTCCCGGAGAGGAAGGCTGGGGTGTGCAATGAGCCAGGGCACGAGCTGCAGCCACCGCTCCGAGAAGAGGCGGACGGTCTCCTCCTCGAAGAGGCGGGTGTTGTAGACGAAGAAGCTGGTGATCGCGCCCTGGCCGTCGCCGCCGGAGTAGTAATACTCCAGGTCGAACTGGCACTTCTTCGCATCGAGGTAGCGCTGCCGCAACGGCAGGCCGCGCTCCTCCACGTCAGCGGCGGGGATCTGTCCGAACAGGACCTGGAACACCGGGTTCCGGCTGGTGTCGCGCTCCAGCGCCAGGGACTCCACGATGCGATCGAAGGACAGGGAGGCATGTCCGAGCGCCTCGCGCAGCGTCCGGCCCACTTGGCTGATGAGCTGGACGAAGCTCATTCCCGGATCCGTCTCGAGCCGCAGCACGAGGGTCGTCATCAAGCATCCGACGATGTCCTGCGCTTCCCGCGTCTCACGAGCGGCATAAGGGATGCCAGCCATGAGGTCCCGCTGCCGCGAGTGCTGATGCAGGAACACCCCGAAGGCCGCGAGCAGGACCGTGAACACGGAGGTGCTGTTTTCCCGGGCGAAGCGCCTCAGGCCCTCCGATATCGCCTCGTCGAGGTCCGCGCGGACCTGGCCCCCGTCGTAGGTGAGGTGGCGTGGCCGCTCCTGATCGTAGGGCAGCGAGAGGACCGGCGGGTTGGCCAGCCGCTGGCGCCAGTAGCGCAGCTCCTCGGCCAGCGTCTCGGGGTTCCTCAGACGCTCCGCGCGGAGGAAGGACACGATGGACGGTGCGGTTCCAGGCAGCTCCTCCCCGGCGTAGAGCAGCCCGAGGTCGCGCATCATCTGCCGGATCGACCACCCGTCTCCGATCAGGTGATGGAGTGACAGGCCGAGTTGCTGGCTGCCGTCGGGCGCGCGGAACAGGAAGACCTTGAACAAGGGAGCCTTGTCCATGCGGAACGGCCGGACCAGGTGCGTGCGAACCATGTCCTCGCGTGCACGCGGCTCGTGCGGCAGGAGGACCGTCTCGACCGGGATGTTGATCCGCGCCTCGAACATCTGGATGGGGATGCCCTCCAGACTGGGGAAGCTGGCGCGCAGCGCCAGATGCCGGGAAGCCAGCGCCTCGAAGGCTTGCTGCAGCCGGTGCGGATCAGTGCCGGCGGGTACGTCGAAGAGAAAGGGAATGGTGTAAGCCGTGGACTCGGGGGCGTACTGCGAGATGAACCAGATGCGCTTCTGCACGCCGCTGAGCCACGCGGCGTGCCGATCGCCCAGCAGCTCGAGGATCCGCGCCTTGTTCGTGGAGAGGAAGGACCGCTCGCCGTCCGAGAGCTTCCCCGACACCTTCTTGAAGCCGAGACGGCCACCGTCTACCCACAGCTCGACGCCAGAGTTGATCAACTGACCGAGCGAACCCTCGAACTCAGACATACCCGTCCTCCCCCTCGTCAGCAGCGGCTGTCTCTGCGGGCACTCCGAGGGAGATGAGCTCCGTCAGCCGCCCGGCAGCCTGCTGGATCGTCAGCTCCTCCAGGGGAACGTCCATGGGGATCTTCACGCTGAAGCGAACCTCCAGCGCGTTTCGCAGATCGAGCGCCACGAGTGAGTCGACACCCAGCTCGTACAAAGTGTGCTGTGGCGAGATGCGCTCCCGGTCGATCCGCAGTGTCGCCGCCAGGGCCGCGCTCAGCGCCTCTTCCACCTCCGGGGTCTCCCGGGTCTCCGCGGTTCCGCCGGGGGCAGGTGCACGCACGGGGGTTGCCGTGGCTGTGGCGGTGGGCTTCGGGCTCGTCTTGGAAGCCGTACACACGCTGGTGATGACCTGCTGCCCGAGCCGGTCGGCTCCTTCTCCCGCGACCGAGCGCGCCGACTGGAACCTGCGCTGGCCGAGCATCTGGCGCCAGGAGTCGAAGGAGAGCCCCGGTGAACCCGGGATGCGGACCTCCGGATCACGGAAGCGCCACCAGCCGTCGAGGAGGCCGAAGGTCAACGTGGTGAAGGGCGACGCCGAGCAGATCTCGTTCAGCACCAGCACGCCGCCCGCCGTCATCAGCGTTGCCACGTGCTCGAGGGTCCGGCGGATGTCCGTGGTGGCGTGAAGCACGTTGGAGGCAATGACCACGTCGTAGTGGCTGATCGGGACCTCACGCTGGGCGGCCGGATCGCGCTCGATGTCCAGCAAGGCCCAGGACAGATAGGATGCGCGTTCGGCGAAGCGCTCGGCGAAGTTCCGGAACCCGAGGGACACGTCCGTGTAGGTATAGGAGATGCGGCCCGCGTGCGGCGCGAGGCGATCGATGATGCCCGCGGTCGTTCCGCCCGTGCCCGCTCCGATCTCGAGCAGGTGGACGGTCCCGCCGTCCGGGAGCTGAGCGAGCCTGGCAAGCACGGCTTTCTCGACAGCCTCCGCAGTGCGTGCGTTGAAGAAGTCCGCGATGGGGTTGCCGCGATAGACGTTCTCGACGAGGCTCATCGCGCCATCGGGGAACAGGACATGCGTGGCGGGGAGCTCGCCCCGCAGGACCGGGCTCAGGTGGCTGAGGCACCGTTGCAGCAGGTCGAGCGCTGCATTGGCCGGACCTGGCTGCGCAGCTGCGGGCTGCCCCACCAGCCGGATGGCGCCGCCCGTCTCCTCGACGTGACCTGCGGCGCGCAGAATGTCCAGCACCGCCGTGAGGAGGCGCTCATACTTCGGCTGCACGCCGAGCCGTGTGGCCAGCTCGCCCGAGGAGATGGGCTCTCTGAGGCCGAGCTCCGACAATGCCAGGAAGGTCCGCTGGACGATCAGCTGACGTTGGATCCGCTCCTGCTCAGCGTACAGGGCTGTGAGGGCGGCGGTCTCGGTGGGGCGCTCAGCCAAGGTCTCGACGGGGTTCTTCCACGAGCGCGGCTGCTCGAACGCCCAGTAGCGGTGGTCCTCGAAGGGGTAGGACGGAAGGCCCATCCTCAGCGGGCGCCCATAGGGATACAGCAGAGCCCAGTCAACCTCGGTGCCCTGGACCCAACGCCGGCACCACACCTCGGGAGCGTCCTCGAGGCGTGGAGGGGACTCTGGAGAGGCCGGTGGCGCACCCGCGTTTCCGTGCACGGCGAGCGGCCCCGGTTTGCCGGCCAACCAGCCCGAGAGCACGTCAATGACATCCGCGATGCTCTGGACGGGGCTGGCGAGACGTGCGGGGAGCGGCTCACGGCCCACCTGCAGGGTGTAGATCAGCGACAGAAGGCCGCCCTCATCGTGGGGAGAGAGGCCGATCGGGCGTGGTGCGCGGCCCTCGAGCAGGGACAGGAGGTCGCGGCACCGCGCGCGGAGGGTCACATCGTTTGCCGCCGACAGCACGAGACAGTGCGCACGGTGGCCAGTGCCAGGCGTGGCCTGCGGGCCGCTGGCCTCGGCAGGAGGATCTCCCAACACCACGTGGGCGTTCACGCCTCCGAACCCGAAAGAACTCACGCCGGCCACTCGGTCTCCAGCGGGCCACTGCACGGGCTTGCCGATCAAGAAGAGCGGCGAGCCATCGAGCCGCAGGCGCGAGTTCGGCTTCTCGAACCCCTGCAGCCCCACCCTCTTGCCATGGCCCAGGCAGAGCAGGACCTTCACCACGCCTGCGATACCCGCCGCGGCCTCCAGGTGGCCGAGGTGCGTCTTGACCGCTCCAAGGCCTACGGAGCCAGGCGCGAGCTCTACACCGTGCTCACGCGCCAGAGCGGAGAGCGCCCTTTTCAGGCCCGCGATCTCGATCGGGTCCCCAAGCGGCGTACCTGTGCCGTGGGTCTCCACATAGGACACCCGGTCTGGTGGGATGCCGGCGTCCCGGAAGGCCTCTGCGATGACGGAAGACTGCGAATAGGGATTGGGAGAAGTCACCGTGGGGGCGGCCCCTCCGTGGTTCATCGCGGATCCGTACACGGTCCCGTAGATGCGATCCCCGTCTGCTCGCGCCTGCGCCAGCGGCTTGAGCAGGAGCATCGCAGCGCCCTCACCGCGCACGTATCCGTCGGCGCCTTCATCGAAGGTCCGGCACCGCCCCCGAGGCGACAGCATGCCGGCCCGCGAGAAGCAGATCCCCGGCGCGGGGATGAGGTTGAGGTTGACCCCGCCCACGAGCGCCTGCTCGCACTCACCCAGGCGGATGTCCCGCACCGCTCTGTGGAGCGCCACCAGGGAGCTGGAGCACGCGGTGTCGATGGCGAGGCTCGGCCCCTTGAAGTTGAAGAAGTAGGAGATGCGGCTGGTGACGAACGAGGCGGCGGCGCCCAGCGCCGTGTAGCCCTCGGCCGGGCTGCTGGAGGCCTCCAGCAGCGGCCTCCAGTCCTGGCTGGAGGCACCGACGTAGACACCCACCGCCTTCCCGCGCAGGCTGGACGGTGTGTGGGCGGCATCCTCCAGGCACGCCCAGGCCAGCTCCAGCATGATCCGGTGGTGCGGATCCATCCAGCCGGCTTCGCGGCCGGTGATGTGGAAGAAGGGCGCGTCGAACCGGTCCACGTCGTCCAGATACGAGCCGGGCTGCGAACCGTTCTCGGACTCGATGCTGCGGACAGTGCTCCAGTACCAGCGCTCCGCGGGCGTGAGCCTGATGAGGTCCGTCTCGTTCAAGAGGTTGGCCCAGAACGCATGTTGGTCCGGGGCCGACGGGAACCGGCAGGCGAGGCCCACGATGGCGATGGCGCCATCCGTGCCTCGGGGTCGCGTCACTTGGCCACCGCGCGCGTGGTGATCTCGCGGATGAGCTCACCAATCATGCCCATCTCGGGCTGCTTGCCGGTGACGAAGACCTTGCCGGGCACATCCACGAAGTGCACCTTCCGCTGGTTCGTCTGAACGGTGCACAGGTGCGTGGCGTACGGCGAGTCCTGCTGGATCTCCTTGTGGTACTGCGCCTCCTCACCCGCGGCGATGACCTCAATGACGCCGCGGTACAGGGCCGGCTTGTACGCCAGCATGGCCTCCAGGCCCGCGTTGTACACGTTGACGCGGTGGCGGAAGAGAAGCTCCTCCTGATCCGTCTTGAGGTAGCCGTGCTTGCGCAGGAGATCCAGGAAGACGTCGATCTGGATCGAGTCGTCCTTGCTCAGGACCTCCTCGATCGGGAAGCCCTCCATGGAGTTACCGAGAAACTCGTCGAACACGAACATGAAGTCCTGGACGACGCGCTTGCGGGGGGACTCCAGGTGGGCCAGCTCCGTCCACTGGCGAGGGAAGAGCGGGAGGAAGTCGAGGCAGAGGGCAACCTGCTTGCCGCGGTCCTGCAGCTGCTTACAGATCTCGTAACAGACGAGGCCTCCGTTGCAGAAGCCGCCAATGTAGTAGGGGCCCTCTGGCTGGATCTCGAGGATCCGCTTCACGTCGAAGGCGGCGATCTCCTCGATGGTCCGGTAGGGCTGCTGCTCGCCCTCCAGGCCTGGAGTCTGGCACCCGTACATGGACCAGTCCTCTGGGAGGTACGGCAGGTAGTTGCGGAGGTAGTTCACAGTGCCATCAGTGGCAGGGCAGAAGAACAGGATGGGCGCTCCTGGTGCTCCCTGGCGCAGCAGCACCATGGTGTCTGTCTTCTTCGGGTTCGGCTTGAACTTGAGGTAGTGCTCCAGGAGCATCGCCTTCTTCTGCTCAGTGGACAGGCTCTGGTTCTGCTCTGCGGTCATGCTTCCTCCGTTGGCCACTCTGCTGACGGCGCAAACGTCGGCCATCATACTATGGCGATGCGGATCACGCTGATCGGCGCGGTGTGCCACGCCTGCTTTCAGAGAACCTGTGACGGCGGGTCGTTACCGACCATGCATGCGTGGCCAAGAGGCACGAGCGGGCGGATCCGTCCGCGAAGGCTTGTGCCTGATCACGACAACGGGTGAGAGACCTTCCAGGTCTGACGGCGTGCTGGAGCACGCCCTCCAAGCCGGGAGAGCGGCTACAGTCCGCGCCATGGAGACGAACGGGCCGGTTCCCTGCACCGTGAAGGAGTTCCAACCGCAGCGCGGCTTCGGGACGCTCGTCCTGGAGGACGGCCGGGAGCTACCGTTCGACATCTCGGTGTCTTGGAAGCGCGAGCTCTCCGCAGGGACACGGTGCCTGGCCACGCTAGCGGCCCGGCCCACGGGGCTCCGGGTGGTGCTGCTCCAGCCCGAGCCTCCCCCCGGCATCACGCTGGAGGAAGGCATCGCGCAGTTCCACGCCTGGGGGCTTCTCACCGAGTGGGACGCACGGACGTGCCGCGAGCGACTGCCCTCGCTGCCCCTGCGTGGCGCCACGGAGCTCACCGGCGGCAGGCCGCGGCCTCCAGGGCCTCCGCCCACGGAGCTGAGCCCCGACGACGCGGCGGTGCTACTGCTCGACTACTACGGCGAGGGCTTGTCGGCGCGAGCCCGGGCGGACCGCACCTTCTTCATACCCTCGGTGGACACCCACTCCCG
This genomic interval carries:
- a CDS encoding cytochrome P450 — encoded protein: MTQQSATASLPLRPNQRLGHIPGVSGVPFLGDTLEFLKDPVHYKLRMHERFGPVFRTSILGDRSLILVGPELAEEVLLDKERNFSSQYGWHRLIGDTFKNGLMLRDFDDHHTHRRIMNAAFKPEPMRAYVEALNRHIEQGIASWHRQPDFRFYPAVKALTLTSSAKTFLGLDLASEMDTLNKAFMAMLDGATALLRYPVPGTRTWYAQRGRRTLEDFFRSLIPQRRQGNGTDLFSQCCRATSEEGEVFSDTDLVDHMIFLLMASHDTTTSVLSNVAFGLANHPEWQERIRAQVMALGNELSYDELGSLSDADLVMKEVLRLYPPVIGLPRRVIRECTLVGLQIPANTNIWVSVDANHRLPKWWKDPETFDPGRFSTERAEHQQHRFLWMPFGGGAHRCIGMKFAELNVKAYLFQLLRRYRLKLRDGYVPLVDKFPFPKPAEGLPMKLELLEGEPRRAASA
- a CDS encoding non-ribosomal peptide synthetase yields the protein MSEFEGSLGQLINSGVELWVDGGRLGFKKVSGKLSDGERSFLSTNKARILELLGDRHAAWLSGVQKRIWFISQYAPESTAYTIPFLFDVPAGTDPHRLQQAFEALASRHLALRASFPSLEGIPIQMFEARINIPVETVLLPHEPRAREDMVRTHLVRPFRMDKAPLFKVFLFRAPDGSQQLGLSLHHLIGDGWSIRQMMRDLGLLYAGEELPGTAPSIVSFLRAERLRNPETLAEELRYWRQRLANPPVLSLPYDQERPRHLTYDGGQVRADLDEAISEGLRRFARENSTSVFTVLLAAFGVFLHQHSRQRDLMAGIPYAARETREAQDIVGCLMTTLVLRLETDPGMSFVQLISQVGRTLREALGHASLSFDRIVESLALERDTSRNPVFQVLFGQIPAADVEERGLPLRQRYLDAKKCQFDLEYYYSGGDGQGAITSFFVYNTRLFEEETVRLFSERWLQLVPWLIAHPSLPLRDAPRLAPSTVQRIRNEWNATAQQWDEAGGADALIARQAQRSPDKIAVVSGPHSRTYGELLRNAGSFAARLCEAGVRPGSLVGIKMERSVGMVEAILGSLLAGAGFVPLDPAFPSNRLGYMIEASGTRHVVTDTGEVEVPGGAVRVVYDGIPQTEPFPPHPNRGEDVAYVMFTSGSTGQPKGVAVRHHNLVNLLRAMARAPGMQHSDRLLAVTSLSFDISLLELLLPLTVGATVRVATREEQSDAQALLSYLEADGITVMQGTPSTWRMLLQYGWTGSPGLKVLCGGEALSDELARVLMPKSAALWNLYGPTETTIWSSRRYFGNGQQRVTLGQPIENTRLYVLDEDQRPVPLGVEGELYIAGDGVAQGYIGREDLTAQRFPTLGIDELGVTQERCYRTGDRVRQRHDGELLFLGRQDHQVKVRGHRIEPGEVEARLAEVPGIAEAVVAVQGEAERSRLVAFLVSSGEPVPTGTVLAHLRKHLPSYMIPHIEHLERMPMTLNGKVDRTALAQRSSAGTAPTGPQEALSTGDEIRVAAWFSEVLEVPATHRQAEFFELGGQSLLATRVLYRINQHYNIDMRLPEFFQGSTVAVLAARIKELVDERQQKITAEVEGMSEDQVTQELKRLGLL
- a CDS encoding calcium-binding protein; translation: MNTIKKGSPAHPAKLPSPSKPTPAKPHQAPKGAPPPAPPAKARTPVQGDRFEAPGPQVRADKKGKTIVDLGSGNNHATVRQQKDGGLTITSDGKTVKLTAQQAQNMVINGGAGNDTIVADKSVKKGLRINGGSGNDTIVGGKGNDRLSGGKGHDVLKGGLGKDTLSGGSGKDRLSGGSGNDKLVGGQGKDTLSGGSGRDVLNGGQGNDRLSGGSGNDTLIGGKGHDRLSGDSGHDVLRGDRGNDRLSGGSGNDTLIGGQGNSLLSGGSGNDTLIGGQGTNRLFGDSGDDVLIGGQGNNTLSGGDGNDVLLGGQGNNLLSGGSGNDTLIGGQGTNRLFGDSGDDVLIGGQGNNTLSGGDGNDVLLGGQGNNLLSGDSGDDVLLGGQGHDTLSGGDGNDVLLGGQGDDTLSGGSGDDVLLGGRGNDTLSGGDGNDVLLGGRGNDTLSGDSGHDVLVGGRGNDTLSGGDGNDVLLGGRGNDRLSGGSGHDVLAGGRGNDALSGGDGNDVLLGGRGNDTLSGGNGHDVLVGGRGNARRA
- a CDS encoding alpha/beta hydrolase yields the protein MQSPSPGETPQRSQADRPPRLPPGIGLFRRALRVTERLSPSLAAEFARFLFFKPMSSRVRAEEQAVLTAGQRFHIPVEGGRVAAWSWGQGPAVLLCHGWGGHSGQMVALVQPLVSSGHRVIAVDMPGHGQSQGQLSSVLHFAWAIRAAADTCGGFAGVAAHSLGAASTVIACAEGLRVPRLVFFAPPLDFQGFWTRFCEMLDVSPALWARMRELSERRTGISFDQLLPKTHAARMEADLLIFHDESDREIPLAQGEALAQLWRGAGFVRTQGLGHLRLLKDPGVVQRAADFLAGAAARPGGETAA